TTACCAGaacctctttttattttaaggcGATGTATGAAGCAAAGGCCCGAtcaatgtgaaaaataaaaaataaaaaagaaactcaaTTATTTTGGTTGAATGAAGCCTACCTGCGAAGCCAATTGAGAAAAGCTTCCCACAATCCCATTGTCTTTTGTTCAGCTCAATAATTCTGAtcacaaaattattaaaaagaaagaaagaaatcagATCTACGATTCCCCTCTTCCAACACACAGAGAGAGATGCAATCCAATTcacctttctttctctctccctctccctctcctcCTTCCCTTCCCACTCTTTATCGCACTCTTATATATCAATTATTACGAAACacaaattatctttaattatatatatttaggaTCTTCTCAGATCCAACGGTCGTGGATACTCAACTCAATCATACCCGTTGATTACGGAGAGTCCCATAATTATGCCAAAACGTATCGACACAGTAGATCATGGCTCAGTTATGATCTTTATTTGGACCGACCTGTGATGGATCGCCACGAATTCCTTCGCTGGACCATGCCGAAGTTGATTAGGAGAAAGTGGAGGCATTCACCCACCCTCATTTTTGGCGCGTGGATAACACGAACCAGTGGAAAGTGGGACACGTGAATACGTGGAAGAGCGTGTGGTTGTGTCATATACGGAAGGCAAATAGTAAAAGTGAGTGAAGACGCCTCCGACAGCGAAATTATGAGTATCTTAAGTTATCATAACCAATCAAGGGCAGGTTGCAAGCGTGAGAAATCTCAGCTGGAtaatggttaaaattaaaaaatatacgaaAATATTATCTCCACATTTTctaatattctttttcttattttaattttagtttcattCTTTTTTGTCGTGATATAgtttcaaaatattaataaaaaatttactggATATGAAGTCACTTTTTATGGTGTGTTGAGAGAGGTGaaagagaaattttaaaaaaatagcgtGCATCTCGTAtctttatcatattattttaatttaaatattttttcaattatattttatttcatttcaatttatcaaatataatataaatatattagttatcaatttttttatatctttaactTATTGAGAAATCTGTTAATGAAATATTCTGTTCATTCTTTATGCAAGTGGTTGATATATTATttgacttattaaaaatatgaattacactcgtttttgaaaaaaatatacattaaattatgtttaatgtcattttttaattaatattttagtgtcattaaatactaaaattacttaaacaatttaattgcatgttttggaataaaaattaaatttctcatgtattgattaaaatcaattattttcctagtttttattcatctttcctaaattaatcttttgtttcttatatattcaaatgaatgaaatattaactcttttagttgttttataaatttatctatATTATTCCTCTCTTCCCAGccaataatattattatggattaattaaatttttagtctttcaaatttttcttattttaaattttagtcattCAATCTTTTTTGACAACTTTTAATCCTACGGTTAATTTTTCATTGACACTTTTAatcccttatttttttttttgcttatttttaatccctcttttttttgttacttaaaattaattcttattttatcaatttttaatccctcatttttatatattttggatTAATTTTGAGTgataaagttaaataaataactaaaaatgaataattttttagggactaaaaatgatgaaaaaaattaataaaagactaaaagttgacaaataaattttaaaggatttaaaatttgaatttaagaaagttgagactaaaaatttaattaattcaattattattttataataatctttCATAGCCTACACACGTGTCTCTCTTACAAAGACTTTTTTGCAGtaaaagttgaatttttttccctctaattaatttaacctaGTCGTGCTAATGTAGCTCATTGAAGTTTTTTCTTtcagaaaaatgtttttaatccaTCATAGAAAACTATTATAGttaatttagtaaatattttttaatagatacAATATTTGAGCAcaatttttaatacaaattaactGTTTagcttttagttaatttttttagtttttaattaatttttcagttaattttattaaatatagttatagtatgttttcttaaaaaaaaaagaaaagaaatataatacGTATAATTCTTgcacaattaattattattttttgatggaaagagaaagaaaataagaaagtaaatctataaaataaataggACAGATATAAGTTATTCCTATCTAAGTGATGTTATCCTTTGCATCTCTCACTTaactttttgaaatatatattaaggaaataaaataaagataacattaaatatgtgtgcatatttaattgataTCACAAATGGTATTTAATACTTTGACGAGGAGGGGGTATGTGAAATGGAGGACATGCatcacttttcctttttttttttttttttttttgacgtgGGCGAGGCAGAAGCCCCCAACAAAAATTCGCGATAGAAAATTACACCAGCTGAATCAGCCAACAAAAATAAACTTGatgcaaaattaaaaagtatataaaaaaaattcaaaaatacctCATTGAAATGGACAGCCAAGTTTAGCAAGGGTGTCAATGGTTTGGTTACTTTCTCTAAAGACATGATGCCACAACAGGAAAGTTCCTTTATGCACAAAGAGGAAGATCTGATGCAGAAAAAAGTAACAACGATGAAATCATGAAAACGATTGCAACCTTTGTTTAGAAGTTGAATTGCAGTTAAAgaaccaattaaattttattatataaatagtaATAGCTATTTTAATCGAGAGACTAAAGGAAACCCAACTAAGCAAATCAACTCACCGCTAATTCTATAGACAATACGAGTAACAAAGGTAGACGAACAAATTTACTCTGAAGATATTTATACCTTCTAATACACGCAAATATGAAAGTCAGACAAAGTTATGATGTTGAAAGAGACACTAGTAAAGATTTAAACAAAAGTGAAATTCTGATCCTGAAATTTGGATAGAAATGGGAAATGTCTTTGTAGATAAATTAACCTCTCAAACGATAAAAGCATCCTCGAGTTCTCTAGAACTATACTTGAGATTTTGATATCAACCTGAAAGGAAACTTCCGATAAGCAAGTTATTAATGTGAGACGGATGAAAAAGGGCGAAATTTAATGATAGTCTAGAAACTATCTATGTATAATTTATAGAAACGTCAAATTAAAGTATAATTCACGGAAGAAGTACAAATAATCTACAAATCCTTGACATTGACCCAAAGCCAATAGTTTCGCCGATCAAAAAACGGAGCAAGCATATCATAAGTAGGGTGGCCACGCCATGAGCTTAATCACGCACTACTTGACTGCATTTTACAAATTCCACATGCCAAACCCTAAAACATGGCTAGATGCTGGACGCACGGAGCAGCCTGCACTATGCCCTGACCAAATCGACGATAATCTCTATCTCTCTTCGtcacataatttattatatttatgtctGATccatttctcttttctctctttattaattatacaaattgctgtataaatatgaaataacatTTCTAATTCGAATCATATGATCCCAACAATGATTGGCCGCAAACAAAATTGCCTCTCTCAAAGCTGCACCCTCAGCCACGGAGGGTGAAAGAGCTAGGATTTCTTTAGCACAATAATTTGAATTCCACAATCAACCATGGATGGGGGAAAGAGCGTGATTTGTTTTAgcacaataataaattttgtaatattaatttgatctaataattaattttttgacatatataaatttttattaaatctgatttttatttaaaatttatacatgtaaaaaaatatattattagattaaaattaattataataagaccaaaataaaaaatctacttaatataataattataaaaaattataattaaaattattaaaaaacattaaaaatatatttttttaatttaaaaagaagttgGGGAATACGAATTTATAATATGTATGAATCATAGGAGTGTGAATCCATTGAATTCATATGTTTATTAGTAGGGGTAGttttagaaaattcaaaaaaaatgttggaAATTGGGGTCCCGATAAAATGATGATCCGATGTATAAGGCAATTGCTTTGGGCATCCAACAATACAGGTGAAAGGGCTAAAAtgtcatttacattttttttaaatacaaattgGTGATccttatgagtttttttttaactcatacggatcaacaatccgtatgaattaaaaataataataaaaattcatatggATTATCTATGAGTCATATGGATCGTTAATCCGTATGAGTCTTAcgaattgtcaatccgtattaattgaaaagataaaagatattttagtctttttatttgtgtttcTGGGTGTCCCAACAAAAATAATGTGTGACAAATCAACTGCCGGTGCATAATTGAACATGGGTAAACCGTAAATTTGGGAATTGGGGTCCATAAATGAAGTGAACAAGTGTTGGGCCTTAGTCATACAGTAAACAGAGTTGGCCCATCTATGGTTGTGGTGTGCGTCTATTGAGCTTGAAGGACCCTTATTCGTTGAAAAAAAAAGCACGAATAAGTTTTTTTCCCATGATCTTAACATTGACATGTATatggaacaaaaagaaaaagaaacattgacatatatcatgtatGGACAAATAAAGATGTTatcatatatatacaaaaaattgacattttttttggaAGCACAAAAAATTGACATATACAGATATACTAGTATGTTCGTAAGCTTTTAGTAAGAGAAAGTTCAGAAGTTGAAATTACATTTACGATTTATACTACGAAATCGTGTTTTTATCTATGACTTATTTCCGTACgggtatttttttcaaaatctatcaccattttggtaattttaaaaaaattgtccccTCTTGATAAAAAGGCCCACAAACTACtcatttcaaataataaaagataatttttatagaacttttcatatattttatatttgataaagtGACGGGGTAGTGAACGACTGGAAGGTAAGATGCTCGTGCCTCGTGCCAATTCTAAAGAAAGGtatatatgcaaaaaaaaaccattttttttattggttcatTCTATGATGTGTATAGTTCGAACTAGGTATCAAAAAGTGGGAAATAAAAAAGGGCGATGCTTAAGCTTACATTAAAGACACGGAATAGAGCATGCATGGAGTAACCAATTAAAAGTGGTCAATTCCTTGCATTTAACGAACCAACTATTTCGGCTTCTGATTCGTTACCTCCATCTCTAGCAAGTAGCATTACCATTTCTCTTTCCTTCACAATAACAAAAAACTTGCACTAAACCATGTCACAAGCTATTCTTACCTTACCCAATAAGTCACACTCCTCACTCAAAAAGTTGTCACAATTTTGAGACACCAAATGTCATCTTTTCCCCTTTGCTAAAAAAATAACCACAAAACCGACTCTGCCATGCTCAACTCAACAAACCGCTTCTTAATTCTTCCTTTGTTCTTGTTCCTCGTTTCCATTCCTTTGTTTCAACAAAAATGTTTAGCCTCAGGGTCCCCCGTTCGTGAAAGGAACTTCAGTAGACCCGATCCTTTGcgacatttcaaagactacaatggaGATTTTGATGTTCGAAACAAGCATTATGTGGCTGTGAGTAGTTAATAGTTTCTCACTTCAACCGATTTTTTCCTTCtctatttcttaaattttgtgCTATGTTTATTTTACTCtacatttaaaaactaaataacgTGTATgatcattatatatatgtttattacACTTGCTTTCTGATCCTTTTCAGTCTGCGGCATTTACAGGAGTCCATGGATACGGATTTGCATTAGTTTGGTTGCTATGTGGGCTGGCCTTGACCATTTTCATCATCGTGAAATATCTATGCAGTGGCTCTGCTTCACTACTTTGTTTGGACAATTACTACCTCCACATTTTCTTCCTACttctcttcttcacttctcTCGCCATGTAAGTCACAAATTTCCTACATACCGTTCcaaagaaattattacatggtCTAGAATCACTATAATTTCAAGGAATGCTCATGTGACAcataatttagttttattaacTCTTTCTCGTAAATTGAAAAACTGTCGCATGGACATTTATCTTTACTACTACATACACGTGGTGGTTCTGGaccatgtaataatttctttacAGTTCAATCAATGTTATTAGATAAAATTGTAGTTGAGGCAATTGGGGTGGTATGACAGAATTGCTTCCAGTTTTGTCCTGGCCACTAGTCAGAAGACCCTGCGAAGGAcagaaaaattgaaagaatCTGTGGTGGGTATAGGAGAAGATGCACTTAGGACTATAGGCAGAGTCATGAAAACAACGAACCAAATGCAGATTTTATTGCTTCCGTATAATCCACAGATATGTGCGAGTTTGAATTCCAGCACTCAAGACCTTAGAAGCAACTCGCGTGTGATACGCCGTTTTATTGACAGAAGTGGACAATCATTCGACGAGGCCACTCATACTTCGTATGTTTTCCCTTTAAACAACTTCAATTTTATGCTGATTGTGTTTCTTACTTCCTACTTAGATTTTATTGATTTCGCGCTCTTAAACGTGACATAGGTATGTAGCACATTTTGTTGTTCTAACAGTCAACTTAGTGACACTGGTTGCAGCACTAGGTAAGCATTAAACAATTGGTTATAGTATTATACCTGGCTAATTTCTTTAAACCATTGGTTGATATTAATTAATGCTTGCTCATTTTACTGTTTTTTGACTCAGTTCTAATGCTATTGCATTGGCGTCCTGGATTTATAATGTAAGATATCACTCTCAATGTTATTTATTAACTATATTGTTTGTAGCTCTATTCTGCATTGCGCGATGGGTATGTATGACTTTTATATTTTGCATTTGTTGCAGCATAATTTTTTGCTTTTGGATCTTAACAAGCCTGTGCTGGTTCTTGACTGGTTTTGATTTTTTCCTTCACACGTGAGTAAATTAACCAACCTTTCATGCTTGAGTTATAAACGTGATTTAAGTCATGGAATTCTCTTTTGAAGTGTCACGACATTGTGTAAACTCTGCATGCAGCTTTGCAGAAGATGCATGCTTTGCTTTTGAAGACTTCCTGGAAAATCCACAAAACAGTAGCCTGGGTTCGATGTTGCCCTGCATTAATGAATCTTTCTCTGGGAAATTGATAGCTCAAATCGGCTACACCATCCACAGTTTCATAGTTGAGGTAGAAAATTTGGTTTCATTTCCTTCATTCAGAATCACAAGGAAAAGAACACAAACGATTTCTTCCGATTCTAATGACTAATGTGTTATTTTctgattttaatgattttttttttggtctcaGTTAAATTCTAATATGTCGGTGATTTATCGGCTCCTTGGAGTgagtgaagaaaatgaagaactaATGGGAGTCATAAAAATTTGTGACCCTTTCTCTGGATCCTCAAACTTGAGCTACGTTCCACATAATTGCCCTCAGGATGCTATTCGGATTGGTGATTTATCAAAAGTAAGTCTTCACTAAACCATAGAatgtgtttaatttattttacaacatCATAGAGAAGtaaaatcataattcataaaacGTGTTTTGGTTTAGATTTTTGCGAAGTTCACGTGTCATGAAGAGGGCACAAGAGAAGAATGCAGAAAAGAGGGGAGATTTCTTCCAGAAGCCTCATACAACATGGCCCATGCTTATAGTAGATCCATCCAGGATTTGCTGGATATATATCCAGACTTGCAAAGATTGTCCAAATGCACCGTTGTGAAGAACAAAGTTGCTGAAATTGTGTTGCACCAATGCAGGCCAATAAGAATTTCAACTACATTGTTATGGTCATCTATGTTGTCTCTCTCCATTATTATGGTAGTCTTGGTACTCACCTGGGTGGCACAGGCTCTTCAATGCTCGAGAAAACCCCTTTCTATTTGTTCTAGGACCCTCAGATATAGATAggaaattttacttattttcaaacttaaaaggtaggtgtaggattttttttttcgggaggggggggagggggttgtatacttcttttgctttccttttttagtttttccaaTCAGTCTAAGAATTAGCACTCCATTCAGGTCGTAAGACAAAAATTGGAGAACAATGTAAATAGATGAAAGCAATCTGTTTTAAGTGTGAATATTGTatgtttgaggaaaaaaaagagtgatttATTGCAGCTTAATGATTGTATGAGCTACAATGTGtgcaattggttttaagttatGACATTAGTCTTGCTTCATTCATCTGAAGttaacaatataaattatcCCTAATTAAGTCGTTTAGAAAGATTAATAGTTGTGTTAGATTACTAGTTTAGTTTTATTTACGAAATATTATATCTTGTTGGCTTGTTTTTACTAAACTCTGTTGCTGATACGTCTAATACTTATGGTAGAGGTATCaacttttattaatttagatggaagaaatttgatatttaagtaaaaatttagatttaaaaattgttaGGCATAAATTagtacacaattttttttccttttaagtgGATTCATTTGACtacaaattaaaagtattttcaactaacaaattcatcaaagtttctcttctactctattaataatatttcatattttcttataatgtgacattaaatttcttattttaaataatctaatcaaatttttactctaataaaaaaactcattaaaGTTTCTCAAATGGCCccacaata
The nucleotide sequence above comes from Glycine soja cultivar W05 chromosome 11, ASM419377v2, whole genome shotgun sequence. Encoded proteins:
- the LOC114375954 gene encoding uncharacterized protein LOC114375954; its protein translation is MLNSTNRFLILPLFLFLVSIPLFQQKCLASGSPVRERNFSRPDPLRHFKDYNGDFDVRNKHYVASAAFTGVHGYGFALVWLLCGLALTIFIIVKYLCSGSASLLCLDNYYLHIFFLLLFFTSLAIIASSFVLATSQKTLRRTEKLKESVVGIGEDALRTIGRVMKTTNQMQILLLPYNPQICASLNSSTQDLRSNSRVIRRFIDRSGQSFDEATHTSYVAHFVVLTVNLVTLVAALVLMLLHWRPGFIIIIFCFWILTSLCWFLTGFDFFLHTFAEDACFAFEDFLENPQNSSLGSMLPCINESFSGKLIAQIGYTIHSFIVELNSNMSVIYRLLGVSEENEELMGVIKICDPFSGSSNLSYVPHNCPQDAIRIGDLSKIFAKFTCHEEGTREECRKEGRFLPEASYNMAHAYSRSIQDLLDIYPDLQRLSKCTVVKNKVAEIVLHQCRPIRISTTLLWSSMLSLSIIMVVLVLTWVAQALQCSRKPLSICSRTLRYR